The following are from one region of the Primulina eburnea isolate SZY01 chromosome 17, ASM2296580v1, whole genome shotgun sequence genome:
- the LOC140818120 gene encoding LOW QUALITY PROTEIN: mitochondrial-processing peptidase subunit alpha-like (The sequence of the model RefSeq protein was modified relative to this genomic sequence to represent the inferred CDS: deleted 2 bases in 2 codons), giving the protein MYRSAASRLRALKTQTGHGGLARYASTGAVATKSSSGGFFGWLTGEKSSSLPSLDFPLKDVVLPAPLPDYVEPGKTKITTLPNGLKIASEVSANPAASIGLYVDCGSIYETPASYGVTHLLERMAFKSTTNRSHLRIVREVEAIGGNVTASASREHMSYTYDALKTYVPQMVELLIDCVRNPAFLDWEVSEQLHKVNSDISECSKNPQHLLLEAIHSTGYSGPYGNALMASESAASRLNSSVLEEFVAENYTASRMILAASGVEHDKLLEYAEPLLSDLPVVSRPSEPKPIYIGGDFRQQGESGVTHFALAFELPGGWIKEKEAITLTVLQMLMGGGGSFSAGGPGKGMYSRLYLRVLNEHPQIQSFSAFNSIFNNTGLFGIQGSTGSDFATNAIDIAVKELIAVATPGEVNGVQLDRAKQSTKSAILMNLESRMVASEDIGKQILTYGERKPVEHFLKAVDEVTAQDIAKTAQKLLSSPLTMASYGDVLHLPSYETVSSRFHSK; this is encoded by the exons ATGTATAGATCGGCGGCATCTCGGCTTCGAGCTCTCAAG ACTCAAACAGGCCATGGGGGATTGGCTAGATACGCGAGTACAGGTGCTGTTGCTACCAAGTCATCATCAGGAGGTTTCTTCGGTTGGTTAACTGGCGAGAAGTCCTCGTCACTTCCCTCTTTAGACTTCCCACTTAAGGATGTAGTTCTT CCTGCTCCGTTACCTGATTATGTTGAGCCCGGAAAGACTAAAATAACCACTCTTCCAAATGGTCTCAAGATTGCTTCTGAAGTATCAGCG AACCCTGCTGCTTCAATTGGGTTATATGTTGATTGTGGCTCAATCTATGAAACTCCAGCTTCTTATGGGGTCACGCATCTATTGGAACGTATGGCCTTCAAAAGTACCACTAACCGGAGCCACCTACGTATTGTGCGAGAAGTTGAAGCAATTGGTGGTAATGTAACTGCGTCTGCCTCTCGGGAGCATATGAGTTACACTTATGATGCATTGAAGACATATGTTCCTCAAATGGTAGAGCTTCTTATTGACTGTGTTAGAAACCCGGCTTTTTTGGATTGGGAAGTTAGTGAACAACTCCATAAGGTGAATTCCGATATTAGCGAGTGCTCAAAAAACCCTCAGCACTTGCTCTTGGAGGCCATTCATTCAACTGGTTACTCTGGTCCCTATGGAAATGCTCTTATGGCTTCAGAATCTGCAGCTAGCAGATTGAACAGTTCTGTTTTGGAGGAATTTGTTGCA GAAAACTACACGGCTTCTAGGATGATCCTTGCAGCTTCTGGTGTTGAGCATGATAAACTGTTAGAATATGCCGAGCCTCTGCTATCAGATCTACCAGTTGTTTCTCGACCTTCAGAACCTAAGCCTATTTATATTGGAGGTGATTTTCGTCAACAAGGAGAATCAGGG GTAACTCACTTTGCTCTCGCCTTTGAACTTCCGGGTGGCTGGATCAAAGAAAAGGAAGCTATAACATTGACAGTTCTTCAG ATGCTCATGGGAGGAGGTGGGTCTTTCTCTGCTGGTGGTCCTGGAAAGGGGATGTACTCAAGATTAT ATCTTCGTGTCCTGAATGAGCATCCTCAAATTCAATCC TTTTCTGCATTCAATAGCATTTTCAACAATACTGGATTATTTGGAATTCAAGGCTCCACG GGATCTGATTTTGCGACAAATGCCATTGACATAGCTGTTAAAGAACTCATTGCGGTTGCAACTCCTGGAGAAG TTAATGGTGTACAACTTGATCGGGCTAAACAATCAACGAAATCTGCCATTTTGATGAACCTAGAATCCAGA ATGGTTGCATCAGAAGACATAGGTAAACAAATTTTGACGTACGGAGAGAG GAAACCTGTGGAGCATTTCTTGAAGGCTGTTGACGAAGTTACAGCTCAAGATATTGCTAAAACAGCGCAAAAACTTTTATCATCACCACTCACAATGGCATCTTATGGCGATG TTCTGCATCTACCGAGCTACGAGACGGTTTCCAGTAGGTTCCATTCAAAATGA
- the LOC140818251 gene encoding nudix hydrolase 8-like translates to MYLSIPNSKFRTKTMASYHSMVCKSPGFFGHNVTGVDSRIAWTNYNPNHTAIFYHSFFSKHGTANMSSNFQLNSYPTRRLRHKNHAQEKGVRVLSADSVTTNLSIELLNAWDDEYNGVLVEPTSLPSAANAFASALKASLSSWKSKGKKGIWLKLLEEQADLVPIAIQEGFIYHHAEPGYVMLTYWIPDEPCLLPSGPSHQIGIAGFVINDKKQILVVKEKCSCLCAGIWKLPTGYINKSEELFSGAVREVKEETGIDTRFLELVAFRHVHKVAFEKSDLLFVCMLKPLSFEIKIDENEIQEAKWICADELLKQEFYEDDEMSKRVIEICMETYEKNYSGFFAHQVTSKFDGKLSYLYYKYVNMIK, encoded by the exons atgtatctatctATCCCGAACTCGAAATTTAGAACAAAAACGATGGCATCTTATCATAGTATGGTCTGCAAATCGCCAGGTTTTTTTGGCCACAATGTTACCGGGGTTGATTCAAGAATTGCATGGACTAACTATAATCCCAATCATACTGCCATATTTTACCACA GCTTCTTTTCCAAGCATGGAACTGCGAACATGTCAAGTAATTTTCAGCTCAACTCTTATCCAACACGACGTTTACGCCACAAAAATCATGCACAGGAAAAGGGGGTTCGAGTTTTGTCCGCAGACTCGGTAACAACAAATTTGTCCATCGAATTATTGAATGCATGGGACGATGAATACAATGGAGTCCTCGTCGAACCGACAAGCTTACCTTCAGCTGCAAACGCTTTTGCATCAGCACTCAAGGCTTCGTTATCATCCTGGAAATCCAA AGGGAAAAAGGGTATATGGCTAAAATTGTTGGAAGAGCAAGCCGATCTTGTTCCAATAGCTATTCAG GAAGGTTTTATATATCACCATGCCGAGCCAGGATATGTTATGCTAACATATTGGATCCCTGATGAGCCTTGTCTGCTACCTTCGGGACCTTCGCATCAAATAGGCATCGCGGGATTCGTGATTAACGATAAAAAACAG ATCCTTGTGGTAAAAGAAAAGTGTTCTTGTCTATGCGCCGGAATTTGGAAACTGCCCACTGGTTATATCAATAAG TCAGAAGAATTGTTCTCAGGAGCTGTAAGAGAAGTGAAAGAAGAAACGGGT ATAGACACAAGATTCTTGGAACTGGTAGCTTTCAG ACATGTCCACAAGGTGGCTTTTGAGAAGTCAGATTTGCTATTTGTCTGCATGCTTAAGCCATTGTCGTTCGAGATCAAGATTGACGAAAACGAAATTCAGGAAGCGAAG TGGATATGTGCGGATGAACTCTTGAAGCAAGAATTTTACGAAGATGACGAGATGTCAAAGAGGGTGATTGAGATTTGTATGGAAACATATGAAAAAAATTACAGTGGATTCTTTGCACACCAGGTGACATCTAAATTTGATGGGAAGCTATCGTACTTGTATTACAAGTATGTGAATATGATCAAGTGA
- the LOC140818720 gene encoding uncharacterized protein, whose translation MAGRPPRQNRNPRYANTDRENRQENEQENRQENRQENGPPPAVGLSRADLMAIATIVATTLQGLVNPNANQPPPPPPPNGVKFHYESLRRNRCPTFEGDADPEVGQSWLKNVETQLRLLEVPEALKVDVVVPFLEDKAAKWWEAVSPAMIATGPVTWQNFRETFLKQYYPAEVRLQKLSEFENLTQAPDMSVVEYTSQFNALGSYAPAIMADEVLKLHRFKRGLNSRIQSALAVYQPANFADLMGAAIRAEADIRRREGENKNKRPLNSQPSQGRPVFKRPNQGGPPSGQSTATNYQGLKPCSTCGFKHTRECRRASGVCFGCGKAGHRIAECPTAANRPAGPNRGTGPNTGACPSKPKEDKPNARIFAMTQEEADDATEVVSGTILIQSVPAYALFDCGATHSFMSKRFAKKLGCRPDKLTEPFRIATPTNRAVETDEIYRDCKIRIGDQTFSADLIQLIMVDFDIILGMDWLARNDALVDCKGKRVKL comes from the coding sequence ATGGCCGGCAGACCTCCAAGACAGAACCGCAACCCACGTTACGCTAACACCGATCGCGAGAACAGGCAGGAGAATGAGCAGGAAAATAGGCAGGAAAATCGACAAGAGAACGGACCCCCACCTGCAGTCGGCCTAAGCCGAGCCGATCTGATGGCTATAGCCACCATAGTGGCAACCACACTGCAAGGGTTGGTAAACCCGAACGCTAATCAACCACCTCCTCCACCACCGCCGAATGGAGTCAAATTCCATTATGAGTCCCTTCGCAGAAACAGGTGCCCGACCTTCGAAGGGGATGCCGATCCTGAAGTTGGCCAGAGTTGGCTAAAGAACGTCGAGACTCAACTGCGACTATTGGAAGTTCCCGAGGCACTCAAAGTAGATGTGGTTGTGCCTTTCTTAGAGGACAAAGCAGCTAAGTGGTGGGAAGCAGTCTCACCAGCCATGATCGCTACCGGACCAGTCACATGGCAGAACTTCCGAGAGACATTTCTGAAACAGTACTACCCAGCGGAAGTCAGATTGCAGAAGTTGAGTGAATTTGAAAATCTCACTCAAGCTCCAGATATGTCCGTAGTGGAATACACATCTCAGTTTAACGCTCTTGGGTCGTATGCTCCGGCAATCATGGCGGACGAAGTTTTGAAGCTACACCGGTTTAAGAGAGGATTGAACAGTCGAATCCAGTCAGCCTTAGCAGTCTATCAGCCTGCCAACTTTGCAGATCTTATGGGCGCAGCTATCCGAGCCGAGGCTGATATTCGTCGAAGAGAAGGGGAAAACAAGAACAAGCGACCCCTTAACAGCCAGCCTTCTCAAGGGAGACCAGTGTTCAAGAGGCCCAATCAAGGTGGACCTCCCTCCGGGCAATCCACCGCCACTAACTATCAAGGACTCAAGCCATGCTCAACATGTGGCTTCAAGCACACCAGGGAATGCCGAAGGGCCAGTGGGGTATGCTTTGGATGTGGGAAAGCGGGACACCGAATTGCAGAATGTCCTACCGCCGCCAACCGACCAGCAGGGCCAAACAGAGGGACTGGGCCAAATACGGGAGCATGCCCTAGTAAGCCAAAGGAGGACAAACCCAATGCTAGGATCTTTGCCATGACTCAGGAAGAGGCTGACGACGCAACTGAGGTCGTGTCAGGTACCATTCTAATTCAATCAGTACCTGCCTATGCGTTATTTGACTGCGGTGCTACCCATTCCTTtatgtctaagagatttgctAAGAAGTTAGGATGTAGGCCCGATAAGCTAACCGAACCTTTCCGAATAGCCACACCTACTAACAGGGCCGTGGAAACGGACGAGATTTACAGAGACTGTAAAATCAGAATTGGTGATCAGACTTTTAGCGCTGATTTAATACAGTTGATCATGGTCGATTTCGACATAATCTTAGGGATGGACTGGTTAGCCAGAAACGATGCGTTAGTGGACTGTAAAGGGAAAAGAGTTAAGCTCTGA
- the LOC140818129 gene encoding ATP-dependent 6-phosphofructokinase 3-like has protein sequence MGLEFNSMPKIVNGEHGYILEDVPHLSDYIPNLPVHPNPLEDNTAYSTVRQYFVHVDDSVPQKAVVHKDSPRGVHFRRAGPREKVYFESEDVHACIVTCGGLCPGLNTVIREIVCGLHHMYGVNRVIGINGGYRGFYSKNTVSLTPNSVNDIHKRGGTILGTSRGGHDTKKIVDSIQDRGINQVYIIGGDGTQKGAAVIFEEIKRRGLKVAVAGIPKTIDNDIPVIDKSFGFDSAVEEAQRAINAAHVEATSIENGIGFVKLMGRYSGFIAMYATLASRDVDCCLIPESPFYLEGAGGLFEYIEKRLKEQGHMVIVMAEGAGQELLSEDFRTANQHDASGNKLLDDCGLWMSRRIKDHFSKKRKMAINLKYIDPTYMIRAIPSNASDNVYCTLLAQSAVHGAMAGFTGFTVGLVNGRQTYIPFYRINEVRNKVIITDRMWARLLSSTNQPSFLSQKQATEIDEKEHPDTQLLDDSFADGEAEIKDITR, from the exons ATGGGATTGGAGTTTAATTCGATGCCTAAAATCGTGAATGGGGAGCATGGTTACATCTTGGAGGATGTGCCACACTTGTCTGATTATATTCCTAACCTTCCT GTTCATCCGAATCCTTTGGAAGATAATACTGCATATTCAACTGTTAG GCAATATTTTGTTCATGTTGATGATTCCGTACCACAAAAG GCGGTTGTTCACAAGGATAGTCCAAGAGGAGTTCATTTTAGACGAGCTGGTCCTCGCGAAAAA GTTTATTTCGAGTCGGAAGACGTACATGCTTGTATTGTTACGTGTGGAGGTTTATGCCCTGGTTTAAACACAGTTATTCGGGAAATAGTATGCGGTTTACATCATATGTATGGTGTAAATCGAGTTATAGGAATAAAT GGAGGATACAGAGGTTTTTACTCGAAAAACACCGTCTCTCTGACGCCCAACTCTGTAAATGACATTCATAAACGCGGGGGAACTATTTTGGGGACTTCTCGGGGCGGTCATGACACCAAAAAGATTGTTGATAGCATTCAGGACCGTGGAATCAACCAG GTCTATATAATAGGAGGAGATGGAACACAGAAAGGCGCTGCAGTAATTTTTGAG GAAATCAAAAGACGTGGTCTAAAGGTTGCGGTGGCGGGTATTCCTAAAACCATAGATAACGACATTCCG GTGATAGACAAATCATTCGGTTTTGATTCTGCTGTCGAGGAAGCCCAACGTGCTATTAATGCTGCACATGTTGAAGCTACAAGTATTGAGAATGGAATCGGTTTTGTGAAGTTAATGGGAAGATATAGTG GATTTATCGCCATGTATGCTACCCTTGCGAGTCGAGACGTGGATTGCTGCCTTATTCCGGAATCACCCTTTTATCTCGAAGGAGCTGGTGGACTTTTCGAATACATAGAGAAACGGCTGAAAGAACAAGGGCATATGGTGATTGTCATGGCTGAAGGGGCCGGACAGGAGCTACTCTCTGAGGATTTTCGAACTGCAAATCAACACGATGCTTCTGGTAATAAGCTTCTGGATGATTGTGGACTATGGATGTCTCGACGGATTAAG GATCatttttcgaagaaaagaaAGATGGCAATCAATCTAAAATATATAG ATCCCACATACATGATTCGGGCTATTCCCAGTAATGCATCCGATAATGTGTACTGCACCCTTCTTGCTCAAAGTGCTGTTCATGGAGCCATGGCCGGGTTTACTGGTTTCACAGTAGGGCTCGTAAATGGCAGACAAACTTATATACCCTTCTAT AGAATTAACGAAGTAAGGAACAAGGTCATAATCACCGATCGAATGTGGGCAAGGCTGCTGTCTTCCACAAATCAGCCAAGTTTCTTGTCTCAAAAACAGGCCACTGAAATTGACGAGAAGGAACACCCGGATACGCAATTATTAGACGACAGTTTCGCAGATGGCGAAGCTGAAATTAAAGATATCACACGCTAG